The Aphidius gifuensis isolate YNYX2018 linkage group LG2, ASM1490517v1, whole genome shotgun sequence DNA window TGACGAATCGCTTTTGATGTTCATTTTGTGGTATTATTGAATTGTATTCATCAAACAGGCTAACAGCTCGTTTAGCAGCAGCATTGACGGCTCTCAACTCCGTCACTGTTTTCAAACCTCTTTTGTAATTGATATCACTCTGACTATAGAGATGGATCAActtctaaattatattttaagcaacattaattctttaagacgtaattttttggcaacctcaattccttagctacatattttccttagctactgcttttccttgggatttttatttattttatgaataaaatacatgtaaatttatttttttaaaatacaaatgtccaaggaaaagcagtagctaaagaaagaATGTAGGTAAGGAATTggggttgccaaaaaattatattttaagcaacatttattctttaaaacataattttttggcaacctcaattccttagctactgcttttccttggagaattttatttaaaaaaaataaaattccatgtattttatttattaaaaaaatgaaaatcccAAGGTCAACATTCATTCCTTATAGCTACATCTTATTTTTTAGCTACTGCCTTTTCTATTTAACACTAAAAAATCGaagcaattttctttttatttattcaaataaaactaTTAACCCTTAAATGATAGTAAATatcagtgttgggtaggtatgaAACCCATTGTAATTTACAATGTAATTTTGTGTATGTAATGTATGTAATGCCTTGCCGTGGAGAGTCTGGAACTATGTATTTCGTAGACATTTTGCAAACATATGTTTTATGTTTTCATTACTCTcgatgtttattgttatttgttgttattcttattattattatattctgtAATTAGCATAAATTTGTTctttagttatttaaaaaaaattgtaaacaatGTCAGGTGTTAAAACCCTAGCGAAAATGGCGACACCGATCCGACACCAATCCGACAGTcggtttgtgcactgatctcatacaaaaacgacacgAAACCGACACAtgactataagaatttctaagtcacaaaattaaaatagtaagaagcatttaaaaaataaaatattatgtctaaaaatttcttaataatattctcacaatttaagacacattagaattttttttaaataatttttttattgaaaaaactcaattctgtttacgtattaaaagtgaggttagctgtcagaatcatctgtacacgactgtgagattttacaattctcacacaattccgacacaattccgacacacgactgtgagaattgtaaatccgacacaattccgacacaaatccgacagacgtacgacagtatatttttattttgtatttaatataaaaaaaagcattttattaacaaaaatttttgttcaatattaaagttataatatgttaataattttaggcataggtattagattttttttttttgaataaattttgacaaaaaaaataattggaatcgtctgtgagaatttgcgatttgcaaaaattcttgtttaataataaaattataatcttttaataattataggcatattagatttttttcaaactattttattagaaaattatcattttttagtttttttatgagGTTAAgaacggtttttttttaaatactttttttttcaaaactaatacATTTGATCAGTTTCCCatgtatttggtatttttgtaaCTCGAATGTATTTTGTAATGAAACCATGTATTTGGTTTCCTatgtttccaattattttttttgtcaaaatttattcaaaaaaaaaaaatctaatatgcctaaaattattaaaatattataactttaataatggacaaaaattttaattaataaaatgcttttttttattttaaatacaaaataaaaatgtactgtcgtacgtctgtcggatttgtgtcggtattgtgtcggaattgtgtgagaattgtaaaatcttacagtcgtgtacagatgattcggacagctaacctcacttttaatacataaacagaattgagttttttcaataaaaaaattatttaaaaaaaattctaatgtgtcttaaattGTGAGAacattatttagaaatttttagacataatattttatttttcaaatgcttctcactatttatttttgtgacttagaaattcttatagtcgtgtgtcggttttgtgtcgtttttgtatgagatcagtgcacaaaccgactatcggcattttcgctagggtagtcacattatttccttagctacatcttttccttagctgatgcttttccttggacattttttatttattttataaataaaatacatgtaaatttattttttttaaatacaaatgtccaagaaaaaacagtagctaaggaaaagatgtagctaaggaattgaggttgccaaaaaattatgtttcaaggaaataattctttagtcacattaattccttagctactgcttttccttggacattttttatttattttataaataaaatacatgttaatttatttttttaaaatacaaatgtccaagaaaaagcagtagctaaggaaaagatgtagctaaggaattgaggttgccaaagaattatgtttcaaggaaataattccttagtcacattaattccttagctacattttttccttagctactgcttttccttggacattttttatttattttgtaaataaaatacatgttaatttattttttaaaaatacaaatgtccaagaaaaagcagtagctaaggaaaagatgtagctaaggaattaaggttgccaaagaattatgccAAAAAAATACACGTAGTGCTACCCCCCTGCATATCAGTGACGGGTAAATGGTCGGATTTTGAGGTTTCTTACACTtacagtaagatactgtaagaaactGTAAGATATTTCTGACGCCATTTTTGAACATTCTTACCGACTGTCGACTCGACAATTAGCTCCCAGATAACCACAACTGGTAGGACGATATGCTACCGGTAATCTACTGGTAGCTTACCGGTAAGTACTACTGGTGGGTAACTGGTAGCTCCTTGCAGTAATTTTAAACCAGTATATTACTGGAATTCTACTGGTAGATACTACCGGTAGGAACTACTAGTAATCTACCAGTGAAATTCCAGTCACGAATTATTGGTAGGaactaccagtaatctaccagtagaATTCCAGTAGAAAATTACTGGTAAGAACTACCAGTAGtctactggtagattactggtaaatcATTTCGATAAACCCGAAAGCCTCAGCATTAGAGAATGCAGAaaagttatattttaaaaaacaaaaatgtcctagaaaaagatgtagctaagctGGGCCACATTGAATCTTGAGCTACATTttctccttagctactgcttgtcctatatatattcatttatcaataaataaaatacaagtaattgaatttttaaaaaataaaaatgtctaaCGAAATGTAGTAGCTCGGAAAATAATGTGGCTAAGAAATTgatgttgcttgaaacataatttttctggacacattaattccttagctactgcttttctttagaatttttttttatttattgaataaaatacatgtaatttaatttttaaaaaataaatatgtccaaggaaaagcagtagccaCCCTGGTAAAAAATTTGTCCGCCATTACTCCGCCATTACTCAggctttctccggcattactccttTTTTAGCCCATTTCAGAGAAAATGcctccggcatgaggttggtagcaaattaatttttccgacattaatctcatgccggagtataGACTCCGCCACCAACCTCATGCCGAAGTAAGATCTCCGGAAATAAGCAaaaaacggagaaatgccAAAGTACTGCCGAagtaatattttcaccagggcaAGAAAAGGATAAGGTAAagcgattatttttttggcaacattaaattgctacatttttttttccttagctactgcttgtcctatatatatttataaatatttaaaaaataaaatacatataatttaatttttaaaggatgaaaagtagtagctaaagtaaaaatgtagctaaggaattgaggttgccaaagaattatattttaagcaacatcatttccttaaaacataattctttggcaacttcaattccttagctacatctttttcttagctactgctttttcttggacatttttatttatttcatgaataaaatacatgtaaatttattttttaaaaacacaaatgtccaagaaaaagcagtagctaagggaaaaatgtagctaaggaattgaggttgccaaaaaattatatcaaggAGAAGCAGTGGCtgagaaaagatgtagctcaaaaattattgttgaaaaacaattatgttttaaggaattaatgttgcttgaaacagAATTTTTTCGGAAACATCAAtttcttagctccatcttttcctttgCTACTGCGTTcacttggacatttttatttattaagtaaagaatatacatgtaattttattgatgaaataaataaaaatttccaaggGAAACCAGTAGCAAAGGAAAATATGgagctaaagaattaatgttgccaaaaaaaattttgtttcaagcaacattaattccttaaaacataattgattggcagcattaattcctgacctacatcttttccttgggcagttttatttattaaataaataatatacatgtacaatgtacattcatttttaaaagatgaaaatgtccaaggaaaagcagtagctaaggaaaaaattgtagctcagaaattaatgttgccaaagaattatgtttcaaggaaataatgttgcgtaaaaattaaattttttggcaacattaattccttagctacattttgtccttagctactgcttttcctcggacattttcatttcctgaaaataaaattacatgtactttgattattaaataaataaaaatgtctaaggaaaagttgtagctaaggaattaatgttgcttgaaaaataatttctttggaaactgtaattccttagctccattttttttttaactaatatttttccttgggatttttatcctatttaaaaaaatcactcCATTTCAGCTAACTTCACACTGaaaggtttttattttgttattattttttttgtttattgtgaaATTAGCTGGAATAgagtgattttttaatttttttttttattttatttgttattttctattttctcaattggtcaaattaaatttatttcttgatgatctttatttagtattttacgcaacgaaaaaaaaaaaaaaaacaaagtttttttctacaaaaactAGTCAAATGttcgaaattgtcactatACTATGTAGTtgtaagtatattaatttagatatgacactaaaaattcaagaaagaaatatatatatttttgacgcatgtaattaagtctaaactattaaaaaaatttaaacttgaccccactaGGTTTTTCCTAAATAAGATTTTAGTATGTGTTACGACATATATGTTACgacaggtggggtcaagtttaaattttttttttttacgtaaagTAGTCCGTATGAGGCTTAGAAATCTCGAAGCAATACGTTTTGggctcaaaaaaataaaagcaacacGTATAggccagaaaaaaaataaaagcaaaacgTATAGAGctggaaaaaattgaagcaatacgtatgaggcttaGAAAAtccaaagcaatacgtataaggctggaaataaattaaaacaaaatgtatGAGGCTGAGAAAAtacaaagcaatacgtatggggctgaaaaaaaattaaagcaatacgtatgaggctcAGATAATCCAAAGCAATATGTATGAGGCTCAAAAAActcaaagcaatacgtatggggctgaaagaaattaaagcaatacgtatggggctcgaaaaaattgaagcaatacgtatgaagCTTAGAAAATCcgaagcaatacgtataaggctggaaaaaattaaagcaatacgtataagGATCAGAAAATACAAAGCGATACGTATATGgtcgaaaaaaattgaagcaatacgtatgaggcttaGAAAATCCAAAGCAATATGTATGAGGCTTGAAAAAatcaaagcaatacgtatggggcttaGAAAATCCAAAGCAGTACGTATAAGGctggaaaaaattgaagcaatacgtatgaggcttaGAAAAtccaaagcaatacgtatggggatGGCAGAAATTAAAGCAGTACGTATGAGGCTCAGAAAACgcaaagcaatacgtattgGGCTCAAAAGCAAATACGTATGTAAGGAGTATGAAAATTGAAGCAATATGTATGgagctgaaaaaaaatcaagctatacgtatgaggctcagaaaattcaaagtaatacgtatgaggcttaaaagaattaaagcaatatgtatggggctaaaaaaaaattaaagcaatacgtatggggcggaagaaaattaaagcaatacatATGAggcttacaaaataattatttcttattgTTTCCTTAGTTAATGACACTCTAATAAGTTGACGGTGCTCCGCaatacaagtaaattttatctatctattttaaatagcctcatacgtattgctttattgaaaaaaaaaaaaaaacctaataaaattagttcatgctatgaaatattaatacaaaataattatttcttattgTTTTCTAAGTAAATCAACATTCTATAAAATTCAGTGACCAAAAAACCTAAGCCCCCAGAGACCCCTTATTCAACCCTGCCTGTATTTAGCTATCATCAGTAGTTGAATTCACGAGGTAATAGAGTTTTCTGTGAATtctctcaatttatttaaatattaacgaattaaacaaattatctgtataattatttttagtattattttgactataatttttggttaaaaaaaaactcacggAAAAAACCGCGCGAAGCGCGGATATGCCCtagtttattcaaaaaataaagtacatgtaattttattttaaaaaaataaaaatgtccaagcgaaaagatgtaactaaggaagtaatgttgcttaacaaataatttcttatacccactctagcaactgtaattccttcgctactgcttgttcttgggatttttatttatttaataaataaactacatgtatttatcgaataaaaaaaaaaaattgtggcatGAAGGTCCCACTAAAAAATCATAGGAGGCGCTGGGAATGCAGTGTAAGATACCTCGATGTATGAAACTAATGCTGTAAGATACAGCATCTTACATGGTATCTTACACATGTAACATACCAAGGTATTTACCTATCCAAtactgcagtccaattcacagggcaaatttttttacaatttagggctttttttgccggtgatggcgcttgtaaaattttttttatatagatttcacatacaaaagctctacaagcgccgccagtgaaGGAAAAAAGccttaaattgtaatgccctgtgaattggactgcggaAGCCTGGAAGCAGCGCAGTAGACGAAAAAATAtaggaataaaataaacttaaaagttACTGTAGAttgtaaacaacaaaattagccATATTGCATACATGCCACTTACTTTTGTTACCTATTACAgttgtgaaaagtatttttataattattattaactagcAGAAATACCCGGCTTCGCCCGGGAGCGGTATTTCAcaggaaatttaattttttttatttaaaaacaattgaaaaaaaaaaacaaaataataaatgtaaatctGACATTAGTTCATAGGCcatgttttcttttttgacaGCAGCAAGATGAGTATTTTTGATCTTTTATATGAAGTCatgcattatattttttcttttttatcttttgaagAAAGGATGAATTGCAATTacggtaagttttttttttatttctttttggcTTCGGGGGTTTCTTATAAATGTGATGGTTAAAAATGAATCTGCACCAAGGCTCATGtcaatatcataattttaaaacaaaactcATAATtacttcaattttattttatccaatgatgtaatgaatatttttaataaaaaatgaacctataaattaaagtacgtacataatttttattgagacaaaaatattgaatatctTACATATTAATTTACTCCAAAGCAAAGAACatattaatagtaatttatatatttttttgtaattaaattatttgacaaaattgaaattttttttttctattattattattatttatttacctatcATAAGACCAAGTGaactatattttcatttgaaaaattaacgcGTTGTCCATTTTCGAGGTGAACATTCAAATGTTGGATATTTGGATATCgatcatgaattttaaatcCACAAATTCACCATATTGCTTCATTACTACTTATATACCGTCCagattgatatttttcaatttcatcgtttttattttctatggtAAAAATTGCTTGATCACTAcctttatgtatatattttaatatatattgaaccGCAACGACCGAGCTGCATAATTCGACATTAACATGTGCTTccattattttagaaataagtGGACAGTAAAGGACAATCCAACGATTatcgatatttattttttcatatttatcatgaatttTAGCATTAATAGTAGTCTGAAAACCACCATTTACTACACTTCTTCTTCTATACAAAGGATATCCATTTCTATCCGATCTTGTAGCATCAATTAAAGCACGGGGATAATTATATGAACATTTACCGTTTTTCATACATGGTGAAAAAGGATTCAATGGTCTACATGGTCCatgtatcatattttttttaattatttcgtGTAAAAGTGGATCTTGTTCTGGATCTGGTAGCT harbors:
- the LOC122850499 gene encoding uncharacterized protein LOC122850499, producing MTSFGANRKKESGYQTTFKIQGQIYHRIGSLVLYDGDESAFLQIYFIGDDQIESEQNMPTDECKIVLRADKIPSNEHERRFNLPVVQEVAAIINGNEFIKRDIILQKQWQKRGLPHVHILVWLKNKIHANQINDIISAELPDPEQDPLLHEIIKKNMIHGPCRPLNPFSPCMKNGKCSYNYPRALIDATRSDRNGYPLYRRRSVVNGGFQTTINAKIHDKYEKINIDNRWIVLYCPLISKIMEAHVNVELCSSVVAVQYILKYIHKGSDQAIFTIENKNDEIEKYQSGRYISSNEAIW